Proteins from a genomic interval of Brachybacterium vulturis:
- a CDS encoding ABC transporter ATP-binding protein, protein MSTSSVISAHGLIKTFGRTRALDGLDLEVAPGEVHGFLGPNGSGKSTTMRVLLGLLHADGGTVRLLGGDPWRDAVTLHRRLAYVPGDVELWPNLTGGEAIDLLARLRGRVDRRRRDELCERFDLDPSKKARTYSKGNRQKVALISALTSEVELLLLDEPTAGLDPLMEVVFQQAIREVKDAGRTVLLSSHILAQVEALADRLSIVRQGQIVETGSLSQLRHMTRTTFVAELEQSAAALERLEGIHDLTTKDGSVSFQVDGDRVDGVVRALAPLGVRSLVAHPPTLEQLLMRHYGDGRDGGDAHGRATDGQPVEDSAGHGDQRAPHQEATR, encoded by the coding sequence ATGAGCACGAGTTCCGTGATCTCCGCACACGGGTTGATCAAGACCTTCGGCCGCACCCGCGCCCTGGACGGCCTCGACCTCGAGGTCGCCCCCGGCGAGGTGCACGGCTTCCTGGGCCCGAACGGGTCCGGCAAGTCCACCACCATGCGCGTGCTGCTGGGCCTGCTGCACGCCGACGGCGGCACGGTCCGCCTGCTGGGCGGTGACCCGTGGCGCGACGCGGTCACCCTGCACCGCCGGCTGGCCTACGTCCCCGGCGATGTGGAGCTGTGGCCCAACCTCACCGGAGGTGAGGCGATCGACCTGCTGGCGCGCCTGCGCGGCCGCGTGGACCGGCGCAGGCGCGACGAGCTGTGCGAGCGCTTCGACCTGGATCCTTCCAAGAAGGCTCGCACCTACTCCAAGGGCAACCGGCAGAAGGTGGCGCTGATCTCGGCACTCACCTCCGAGGTGGAGCTGCTCCTGCTGGACGAGCCGACGGCCGGACTGGATCCGCTGATGGAGGTGGTCTTCCAGCAGGCGATCCGCGAGGTGAAGGACGCCGGGCGGACGGTGCTGCTCTCCAGCCACATCCTCGCGCAGGTGGAGGCGCTGGCCGACCGGCTCTCCATCGTCCGCCAGGGACAGATCGTCGAGACGGGCTCCCTCTCGCAGCTGCGCCACATGACCCGCACCACCTTCGTCGCCGAGCTGGAGCAGTCGGCGGCCGCACTGGAGCGGCTCGAGGGGATCCATGACCTCACCACGAAGGACGGCAGCGTCTCCTTCCAGGTCGACGGCGACCGGGTCGACGGCGTGGTCCGGGCACTGGCCCCGCTCGGGGTGCGGTCACTGGTGGCGCACCCGCCGACGCTCGAGCAGCTGCTGATGCGGCACTACGGGGACGGCAGGGACGGCGGGGACGCGCACGGCAGAGCGACCGACGGCCAGCCGGTGGAGGACTCCGCGGGGCACGGCGACCAGAGGGCTCCCCACCAGGAGGCGACCCGATGA
- a CDS encoding ABC transporter permease, whose translation MTTHTHLATSSTGDGTASSLSGLRTLIRLVLRRDRIRLPAWIAGHGLLVVYIGAALPQLAPQQADLGNLTVMLAQPVGRMFTGPAFGLDAPTYARFFAAGYMPYLFLLSALMNIFLITRHTRGEEQSGRAELIRANVTGRHTALTAALVVALLANAVVAAVVAVLAVGVGYAVTGSLLAGLATGLTGMVFAGVAAVTSQLSEFSRAASGMAGAVLGAAFLLRALGDMVAVGGSALSWVSPLGWAAQTAPYVHDRWAPLLLSAALALAAVALAFGLQRRRDFSASFVATRPGRAHAHPWLGSATGLAARLQRGGLLGWGTAILLLGIIDGAFTQAMIDAGDGMPDELSAIFGTEALVQGYTAFLGSFVVIFAAAYAVYAMQTLRAEEGSGRADAVLATPVSRVVWSASHVLVIAARILLLATVTGLGTGLAAALVTGDGDLVGEVLLAHLAVVPAALCVLGLCTALFGWLPRLMAALGWVAVAVLGVVELFAALLDLPDGLRSLSPLHHLAAVPVEEFALTPFLVVTAVAVAAAAIGLLGLRRRQLNVT comes from the coding sequence ATGACCACCCACACGCACCTCGCCACCTCGAGCACCGGCGACGGCACCGCCTCCTCGCTCTCCGGCCTGCGCACCCTGATCCGGCTGGTGCTGCGCCGGGACCGGATCCGCCTGCCCGCCTGGATCGCGGGCCACGGCCTGCTGGTGGTCTACATCGGTGCCGCCCTGCCGCAGCTCGCGCCGCAGCAGGCGGACCTGGGGAATCTCACCGTGATGCTCGCGCAGCCGGTGGGTCGGATGTTCACCGGCCCGGCCTTCGGGCTGGACGCCCCCACCTATGCGCGGTTCTTCGCCGCCGGCTACATGCCGTACCTGTTCCTCCTGTCCGCCCTGATGAACATCTTCCTGATCACTCGGCACACCCGCGGTGAGGAGCAGTCCGGGCGCGCCGAGCTGATCCGCGCGAACGTCACCGGTCGGCACACCGCCCTCACCGCGGCGCTCGTCGTCGCCCTGCTCGCGAACGCCGTGGTGGCCGCCGTGGTGGCGGTCCTCGCCGTCGGCGTCGGATATGCGGTGACGGGTTCGCTCCTGGCCGGTCTCGCCACCGGCCTGACCGGGATGGTCTTCGCCGGCGTGGCTGCGGTGACCTCGCAGCTCAGCGAGTTCTCCCGCGCCGCGTCCGGGATGGCCGGGGCGGTGCTCGGAGCCGCCTTCCTGCTGCGCGCCCTGGGCGACATGGTCGCGGTGGGCGGGAGCGCGCTGTCGTGGGTCTCACCGCTGGGCTGGGCGGCGCAGACCGCTCCGTACGTCCACGACCGGTGGGCCCCGCTGCTGCTGTCCGCAGCCCTGGCCCTGGCCGCCGTGGCCCTCGCGTTCGGGCTGCAGCGACGCCGCGACTTCAGCGCCAGCTTCGTCGCCACCCGTCCCGGGAGGGCCCACGCACACCCCTGGCTGGGCAGTGCGACGGGCCTCGCCGCCCGCTTGCAGCGCGGAGGGCTCCTGGGCTGGGGGACCGCGATCCTCCTGCTCGGCATCATCGACGGCGCCTTCACCCAGGCGATGATCGATGCCGGCGACGGGATGCCCGACGAGCTCAGCGCCATCTTCGGCACCGAGGCGCTGGTGCAGGGCTACACGGCCTTCCTCGGCTCGTTCGTGGTCATCTTCGCCGCCGCCTACGCCGTGTACGCGATGCAGACCCTCCGCGCCGAGGAGGGCTCCGGTCGCGCTGACGCCGTGCTGGCCACCCCGGTGAGCCGCGTCGTCTGGAGCGCCTCGCACGTGCTGGTCATCGCGGCGAGGATCCTGCTGCTCGCGACGGTCACCGGGCTGGGGACCGGACTCGCCGCGGCGCTGGTGACCGGCGACGGGGACCTGGTGGGCGAGGTCCTGCTCGCCCACCTGGCCGTGGTGCCGGCCGCGCTGTGCGTGCTCGGACTGTGCACGGCCCTGTTCGGCTGGCTGCCGCGCCTGATGGCGGCGCTGGGCTGGGTCGCCGTGGCGGTGCTGGGCGTCGTGGAGCTGTTCGCCGCGCTGCTGGACCTGCCGGACGGGCTCCGGAGCCTCTCGCCGCTCCACCACCTCGCCGCAGTGCCGGTCGAGGAGTTCGCCCTGACCCCGTTCCTCGTGGTCACCGCGGTCGCCGTGGCCGCGGCGGCGATCGGGCTGCTCGGACTGCGCCGCCGCCAGCTGAACGTGACCTGA
- a CDS encoding NAD(P)-dependent alcohol dehydrogenase, whose translation MTDATQTTAPSPAAERSGADPASTNGTMRAVVLQEPGRITIEDVPRPGKPGSGEVRIAMHTVGICGSDVHYFTHGAIGDFVLEAPMVLGHEGSGTVISVGEGVEHLAPGDRVCMEPGIPDARSRAAREGMYNVDPAVRFWATPPYDGCLAEEVVHPAEYTYALPDSLSFAEGALIEPFAVGMQAATKARLRPGDIAAVVGCGTIGIMTAIAALNGGASRVYVSDLAPEKLALIDGISGLIPVNASREDLGERVRQDTGGWGPQAVFEASGAAGSYESIWDVPAPGGVLVVVGMPARPVSFDTTKAQVRELRIETVFRYANVYQKAVDLAAGEGVDLGRFVTQTFPVSDAVAVFERGAQGRPTDIKLQLTFADVAAG comes from the coding sequence ATGACCGACGCGACCCAGACCACCGCCCCGAGCCCCGCCGCGGAGCGCTCCGGAGCGGACCCGGCGAGTACGAATGGCACCATGCGGGCCGTTGTCCTGCAGGAGCCGGGCCGTATAACGATCGAGGACGTCCCGCGACCGGGGAAGCCAGGGTCCGGTGAGGTGCGCATCGCCATGCACACCGTCGGCATCTGCGGCTCCGACGTGCATTACTTCACCCACGGGGCGATCGGTGACTTCGTCCTCGAGGCGCCGATGGTCCTCGGCCACGAAGGCTCCGGCACCGTCATCTCCGTCGGCGAGGGGGTCGAGCACCTCGCCCCCGGGGACCGCGTGTGCATGGAGCCGGGCATCCCGGACGCCCGCTCCCGCGCCGCCCGCGAGGGCATGTACAACGTCGATCCCGCGGTCCGGTTCTGGGCCACCCCGCCGTACGACGGCTGCCTCGCCGAGGAGGTCGTCCACCCGGCCGAGTACACCTACGCCCTGCCCGACTCCCTCTCCTTCGCGGAGGGCGCGCTCATCGAACCGTTCGCGGTCGGCATGCAGGCGGCGACCAAAGCCCGTCTGCGACCCGGCGACATCGCCGCCGTGGTGGGCTGCGGAACGATCGGCATCATGACCGCGATCGCCGCGCTGAACGGCGGCGCGTCCCGGGTCTACGTCTCCGATCTCGCCCCCGAGAAGCTTGCACTGATCGACGGCATCTCCGGGCTGATCCCGGTCAACGCCTCTCGGGAGGATCTGGGCGAGCGCGTCCGGCAGGACACCGGGGGCTGGGGCCCGCAGGCCGTCTTCGAGGCCTCGGGAGCGGCCGGCTCCTACGAGTCGATCTGGGACGTGCCCGCTCCGGGCGGCGTGCTCGTCGTGGTCGGCATGCCCGCGCGTCCGGTCAGCTTCGACACCACCAAGGCGCAGGTGCGCGAGCTGCGCATCGAGACGGTGTTCCGCTACGCGAACGTCTACCAGAAGGCCGTCGACCTCGCCGCCGGAGAGGGTGTGGACCTGGGACGCTTCGTCACGCAGACATTCCCGGTCTCGGATGCGGTCGCGGTGTTCGAGCGAGGTGCGCAGGGGCGGCCGACGGACATCAAGCTCCAGCTCACCTTCGCGGACGTCGCCGCCGGCTGA
- a CDS encoding S41 family peptidase, whose translation MPMTPAHAAYLRHPDVRGDLLTFTAANDVWLAPLAGGRAWRLTDEGAPVAYPRFSPDGTHVAYTSRTSGGPEVWVIPTEGDTAPRRLTFWGRPSTKVAGWLPDGRILATSSFGAPIARDAQLWAIDLEGTAELLPLGRSGEVAIHPSGTTVVSTPWRRDQAGWKHYQGGTAVKLWISRQDVPLDSPAEAHAERSWEPLLDEILASKLRIAWYGDRLLFASDTPGPDAARNDRASANLWSVARDGSDLRAHTSLTSAQGYLREPATDGSTVVFSSRGRLFAMDSLEASPREVEILVSGVGASRLPRPAPATKNVLAMRPLHDARASVVEWRGSVHALTHRGGPSRLLAGACGLRLREAHPLGRSDFALFVTDAEALGDRESGGVGSDVLALARLDGGGEEIRLDLGEVGRILHAIPSPDGSRVAISTHDNVVRLVTLRGLEDPARSSHHRSAKETAASAWEQDAEHAVPAPRLDHVREVGRSTGGEVRDLAWSPDGRWLVWAEPNSWQLSRLMISDTEDPEPTGRALTTGKYQDSAPAFSADGKHLALLSLRTFETVYDDMVFDLGFVNAERPFLLPLERTTPDPFGPHPDGWGADATSKDAEGAGGPGGKDAAATGGAGATDTATGTAEAATAASTQPASSHSVAGADEADRPPLTRIDLETVESRLVPFPVVSGYYSHLTAVSDGFVWLRHPQQGVLGSARAGVEGEAPTPTLEHWKLADRTLTVLAEGVSDLSASGDGQSLVIRQGEKWVQVPATRKVEDEDPARIVIDTSRMRLSVDPVQERRGMLWDNYRIMAQQYWRADMDGMDWHAMTSWYDPVVERLVTEDDFQDMMWEVQGELGTSHAYVQGPVYHADPPMLPAHLGADLELRDGRWVITRILPGDSSDPDARSPLLAPGVGAQVGDAVLRVDGRPVPREGIEAALVGAADKATELVLLRDGAEHRVAVTPLADDSALRYQAWVAARRALVEDLSGGRLGYLHIPDMVSSGWAQMHRDLREASTKEGLVVDVRYNSGGHTSQLVTDRIARRVLSWGYPRHERPGTYPSFAPRGAVVLVTNQEAGSDGDIVNAVSRALEIGPIIGTRTWGGVIGIDGRYDLVDGTGVTQPKYASWFEGEDWAIENYGVEPDIEVPLPPNAWVAGEDPQLTRGVTEALALLEQQPAAVAPPLPAPRFGPATR comes from the coding sequence ATGCCGATGACGCCTGCACATGCCGCATATCTCCGCCATCCCGATGTCCGCGGAGACCTCCTGACCTTCACCGCCGCGAACGATGTCTGGCTGGCCCCGCTGGCCGGCGGGCGCGCCTGGCGGCTGACCGATGAGGGCGCCCCCGTCGCCTACCCGCGCTTCTCCCCCGACGGCACCCACGTCGCGTACACCTCCCGCACCTCCGGCGGTCCCGAGGTGTGGGTGATCCCCACCGAGGGCGATACCGCCCCGCGCCGGCTCACCTTCTGGGGCCGCCCCTCCACGAAGGTCGCCGGCTGGCTGCCGGACGGCCGGATCCTCGCCACCAGCAGCTTCGGCGCACCGATCGCGCGGGACGCACAGCTGTGGGCGATCGACCTCGAGGGCACCGCCGAGCTGCTGCCGCTGGGGCGCAGCGGCGAGGTGGCGATCCACCCCTCGGGCACCACCGTGGTCTCCACCCCGTGGCGCCGGGACCAGGCCGGGTGGAAGCATTACCAGGGCGGCACCGCGGTGAAGCTCTGGATCTCCCGCCAGGACGTACCGCTGGATTCCCCTGCCGAGGCTCATGCCGAGCGCTCCTGGGAGCCGCTGCTGGACGAGATCCTCGCCTCGAAGCTGCGGATCGCCTGGTACGGGGACCGGCTGCTGTTCGCCTCGGACACCCCCGGCCCCGACGCGGCCCGGAACGATCGCGCCTCCGCGAACCTCTGGTCGGTGGCGCGGGACGGCTCGGACCTGCGCGCGCACACCTCGCTGACCTCCGCGCAGGGCTACCTGCGCGAGCCGGCGACCGACGGCTCCACCGTCGTCTTCAGCTCCCGCGGCCGCCTGTTCGCGATGGACTCCCTGGAGGCGAGCCCGCGCGAGGTCGAGATCCTGGTCTCCGGCGTCGGCGCCTCCCGGCTGCCGCGCCCCGCACCGGCGACCAAGAACGTGCTGGCCATGCGCCCGCTCCATGACGCCCGGGCGAGCGTCGTCGAATGGCGGGGCAGCGTCCATGCCCTCACCCATCGCGGCGGGCCCTCCCGTCTGCTCGCCGGGGCCTGCGGGCTGCGGCTGCGGGAGGCGCATCCGCTGGGCCGCTCCGACTTCGCCCTGTTCGTCACCGATGCGGAGGCGCTCGGCGACCGCGAGTCCGGCGGCGTCGGCTCCGACGTGCTGGCGCTGGCGCGGCTGGACGGCGGCGGCGAGGAGATCCGGCTCGACCTCGGTGAGGTGGGACGGATCCTGCATGCGATCCCCTCCCCCGACGGCTCCAGGGTCGCGATCTCCACCCACGACAACGTGGTGCGCCTGGTGACCCTGCGCGGCCTCGAGGATCCTGCGAGGTCCTCCCACCACCGGTCGGCGAAGGAGACCGCCGCCTCCGCCTGGGAGCAGGACGCCGAGCACGCGGTCCCCGCGCCGCGCCTCGACCACGTGCGCGAGGTGGGCCGCTCCACCGGCGGCGAGGTGCGGGACCTCGCCTGGTCGCCGGACGGTCGCTGGCTGGTCTGGGCCGAGCCCAACTCCTGGCAGCTCAGCCGCCTGATGATCTCGGACACCGAGGACCCCGAGCCCACCGGCCGCGCGCTGACCACCGGGAAGTATCAGGACTCCGCCCCGGCCTTCAGCGCCGACGGCAAGCATCTGGCCCTGCTGAGCCTGCGCACCTTCGAGACGGTGTACGACGACATGGTCTTCGACCTCGGCTTCGTCAACGCCGAGCGCCCGTTCCTGCTGCCGCTGGAGCGCACCACCCCCGACCCCTTCGGCCCGCACCCCGACGGCTGGGGTGCCGACGCGACGAGCAAGGATGCCGAGGGCGCCGGCGGTCCGGGCGGGAAGGACGCCGCAGCCACCGGCGGAGCCGGCGCGACCGACACCGCCACCGGCACCGCGGAGGCGGCGACCGCGGCCTCGACGCAGCCGGCCTCCTCGCACAGCGTCGCCGGCGCCGACGAGGCGGACCGCCCGCCCCTCACCCGCATCGATCTCGAGACGGTGGAGTCGCGCCTGGTGCCCTTCCCGGTGGTCTCGGGCTACTACTCGCACCTCACCGCAGTCAGCGACGGCTTCGTCTGGCTGCGTCACCCGCAGCAGGGCGTGCTGGGCAGCGCCCGCGCCGGGGTGGAGGGTGAGGCCCCGACGCCGACCCTCGAGCACTGGAAGCTCGCGGACCGCACGCTCACCGTGCTCGCCGAGGGCGTCAGCGACCTCTCCGCCTCCGGTGACGGGCAGTCGCTGGTGATCCGGCAGGGTGAGAAGTGGGTGCAGGTGCCGGCGACCCGCAAGGTCGAGGACGAGGATCCGGCGCGGATCGTCATCGACACCTCCCGGATGCGGCTGAGCGTCGACCCGGTCCAGGAGCGTCGCGGCATGCTCTGGGACAACTACCGGATCATGGCCCAGCAGTACTGGCGCGCGGACATGGACGGCATGGACTGGCACGCGATGACCTCCTGGTACGACCCGGTCGTCGAGCGCCTGGTCACCGAGGACGACTTCCAGGACATGATGTGGGAGGTCCAGGGCGAGCTGGGCACCTCGCACGCCTACGTGCAGGGCCCGGTCTACCACGCCGATCCGCCGATGCTCCCCGCCCATCTGGGGGCCGACCTCGAGCTCCGCGACGGGCGCTGGGTGATCACCCGGATCCTGCCCGGCGACTCCTCCGATCCCGATGCCCGCTCGCCGCTGCTCGCCCCCGGGGTGGGGGCGCAGGTGGGCGATGCGGTGCTCCGCGTCGACGGGCGGCCGGTGCCCCGCGAGGGCATCGAGGCCGCGCTGGTCGGCGCCGCGGACAAGGCCACCGAGCTGGTGCTGCTGCGCGACGGGGCCGAGCACCGGGTGGCGGTCACCCCGCTCGCCGACGACTCCGCTCTGCGCTACCAGGCCTGGGTCGCCGCCCGACGCGCGCTGGTGGAGGATCTCTCGGGCGGTCGCCTCGGCTACCTGCACATCCCCGACATGGTCTCCTCCGGCTGGGCGCAGATGCACCGTGACCTGCGCGAGGCCTCCACGAAGGAAGGACTGGTGGTGGACGTGCGCTACAACAGCGGCGGCCACACCTCGCAGCTGGTCACCGACCGGATCGCCCGCCGGGTGCTCTCCTGGGGCTACCCGCGCCATGAGCGCCCCGGCACCTACCCGTCCTTCGCCCCTCGCGGTGCGGTGGTGCTGGTGACCAACCAGGAGGCGGGCTCCGACGGCGACATCGTCAACGCCGTCTCCCGCGCCCTGGAGATCGGGCCGATCATCGGCACCCGCACCTGGGGCGGCGTGATCGGCATCGACGGTCGCTACGACCTGGTCGACGGCACCGGCGTCACCCAGCCGAAGTACGCCAGCTGGTTCGAGGGCGAGGACTGGGCGATCGAGAACTACGGCGTGGAGCCGGACATCGAGGTGCCGCTGCCGCCGAACGCCTGGGTCGCGGGCGAGGACCCGCAGCTGACGCGCGGGGTCACCGAGGCGCTCGCGCTGCTGGAGCAGCAGCCCGCCGCGGTGGCGCCCCCGCTGCCGGCGCCGCGCTTCGGTCCCGCGACGCGCTGA
- a CDS encoding exodeoxyribonuclease III gives MLRIATANINGIRAAHRRGFGGWLAERDADVIALQEIRAQQDKLPDGAFGDHHVALDLGTLPGRNGVAVLTRHPPAAVRTWSGTALVGGPALAPGPTTRGAVAPDQVPLSRGLGRFAAEGRYLEVDLVDVPLTIACLYLPKGGLPAHLQRAERMREAPDGGARYARKMGFMAAFSRYLTRTRRAAAAAGREFLLMGDLNIAHTRQDVAAWRRNQNNDGFLPEEREWLGQQLSPRTLVDVVRHLHPDRDGPYSWWSWLGQSFANDAGWRLDYHLATPRLARTALRVAVDREHHGTRLSDHSPVVVDYDWR, from the coding sequence ATGCTCCGCATCGCCACCGCCAACATCAACGGGATCCGTGCTGCGCACCGGCGGGGGTTCGGCGGCTGGCTCGCCGAGCGGGACGCCGACGTGATCGCCCTCCAGGAGATCCGGGCCCAGCAGGACAAGCTCCCCGACGGTGCCTTCGGCGACCATCATGTCGCGCTCGACCTCGGCACCCTGCCCGGTCGCAACGGCGTCGCGGTGCTCACCCGGCACCCGCCGGCGGCGGTCCGCACCTGGAGCGGAACCGCTCTCGTGGGCGGGCCCGCTCTCGCCCCGGGGCCGACGACGAGGGGCGCTGTCGCCCCCGATCAGGTCCCGCTCTCCCGCGGTCTGGGCCGCTTCGCCGCCGAGGGCCGCTATCTCGAGGTCGACCTCGTCGACGTACCGCTCACGATCGCGTGCCTCTACCTGCCCAAGGGCGGTCTGCCCGCACACCTGCAGCGGGCGGAGCGGATGCGGGAGGCCCCCGACGGCGGTGCCAGGTACGCGCGGAAGATGGGGTTCATGGCGGCGTTCTCCCGCTATCTCACCCGCACCCGTCGCGCCGCCGCGGCAGCGGGCCGGGAGTTCCTGCTGATGGGCGACCTGAACATCGCCCACACTCGGCAGGACGTCGCCGCCTGGCGTCGGAACCAGAACAACGACGGGTTCCTCCCCGAGGAGCGCGAGTGGCTGGGACAGCAGCTGTCGCCGCGCACGCTCGTCGACGTGGTGCGGCACCTGCACCCCGACCGCGACGGCCCGTACTCCTGGTGGTCCTGGCTGGGGCAGTCGTTCGCCAACGATGCCGGCTGGCGCCTCGACTACCACCTGGCCACGCCCCGTCTGGCGCGCACCGCGCTCCGGGTCGCCGTGGATCGGGAGCATCACGGCACCCGGCTCTCGGACCACTCCCCGGTGGTGGTCGACTACGACTGGCGCTGA
- a CDS encoding MFS transporter, translating into MVLGMPRKLVFGYIALAIFMAGDGFELTFLSRYLVTEHGFTPQQAGLCFTVYGLVVAISAWTTGVLAETFGPKRLMLLGGVLWIALHTLFLSVGIADPVLAVATYGLRGIAYPLFMYSFVVLIAESTEPARLASAMGWFWAAFSVGLGTLGAFIPSVTIPAIGELATLWMAPAFVGTGTLICLFLVPGAPKGALSEQVLTRQEKTRELLRGVTILAEKPQISLAVVIRVLCNLTLYGFPLMMPLYLTGVYPDSQEWFTQAEWIRLWAVISAIQILTNILWGRLGDRYGWMRQMRWFGFVGMAAATLGFGYFPHLFGSNLVMMYVAGVLFSISVTAFVPMGAIFPALAPEHRGAAISAHNLASGLTTFLGPAIVTVFQPLIGSLGVIWVYAVLMLLGTVTTVVIRPPQPGITDAAGRPLSRAEKARARAEAAACAGSGTGADEEPRLVPAS; encoded by the coding sequence ATGGTTCTGGGAATGCCGCGAAAGCTGGTCTTCGGCTACATCGCGCTCGCCATCTTCATGGCCGGCGACGGCTTCGAGCTCACCTTCCTCTCTCGGTATCTCGTGACCGAGCACGGGTTCACCCCGCAGCAGGCCGGGCTGTGCTTCACGGTCTACGGTCTCGTGGTCGCGATCTCCGCCTGGACCACCGGGGTGCTGGCCGAGACCTTCGGCCCCAAGCGGCTGATGCTGCTGGGCGGCGTCCTCTGGATCGCCCTACACACCCTGTTCCTCTCCGTCGGGATCGCCGACCCCGTTCTCGCCGTCGCCACCTACGGCCTCCGGGGCATTGCCTATCCGCTGTTCATGTACTCGTTCGTGGTGCTCATCGCCGAATCGACCGAGCCCGCTCGGCTGGCGAGTGCGATGGGATGGTTCTGGGCCGCCTTCTCCGTGGGGCTGGGCACGCTCGGGGCCTTCATCCCGTCGGTGACGATCCCCGCGATCGGCGAGCTCGCGACGTTGTGGATGGCGCCCGCATTCGTCGGCACCGGAACCCTCATCTGCCTGTTCCTCGTGCCCGGCGCCCCGAAGGGCGCCCTGTCCGAGCAGGTGCTCACCCGGCAGGAGAAGACGCGCGAGCTGCTGCGCGGCGTGACGATCCTCGCGGAGAAGCCGCAGATCTCGCTCGCCGTCGTGATCCGGGTGTTGTGCAACCTCACCCTGTACGGGTTCCCGCTGATGATGCCGCTCTACCTGACCGGCGTGTACCCCGACTCCCAGGAGTGGTTCACCCAGGCCGAGTGGATCCGTCTGTGGGCGGTCATCTCCGCGATCCAGATCCTCACGAACATCCTCTGGGGCCGGCTCGGCGATCGCTACGGCTGGATGCGCCAGATGCGCTGGTTCGGCTTCGTGGGGATGGCGGCAGCGACCCTCGGCTTCGGCTACTTCCCCCACCTCTTCGGCAGCAACCTGGTGATGATGTACGTCGCCGGAGTGCTCTTCTCGATCTCCGTGACGGCCTTCGTGCCGATGGGCGCAATCTTCCCGGCCCTGGCTCCCGAGCACCGCGGGGCAGCGATCTCCGCGCACAATTTGGCGTCGGGGCTGACCACCTTCCTCGGCCCGGCGATCGTCACCGTCTTCCAGCCGCTGATCGGGTCGCTCGGCGTGATCTGGGTGTACGCGGTGCTCATGCTCCTGGGCACGGTGACCACCGTTGTCATCCGGCCCCCGCAGCCCGGCATCACCGATGCCGCCGGCCGCCCGCTGAGTCGCGCGGAGAAGGCACGTGCTCGCGCCGAGGCCGCTGCCTGCGCCGGGTCCGGTACCGGTGCGGACGAGGAGCCCCGGCTCGTTCCCGCGTCCTGA
- a CDS encoding helix-turn-helix domain-containing protein, whose translation MAASADLVESVRELVVMDSASALRWFQHDYPHPLARWHHHPEIEIHLITGSSGTAQIGSAARAFGPGALYLIGSELPHNWVSSVEEGEMVRGRDLLIQADPELLIRLADLVPDLNRIPPLLATARYGIQYTGATRERAVQVLEDIRDRRGAMRFAGLLELLDLLAGAATHEREVLSEQIIDAPLGTDDSEIFHRAVTYLHEHLAERVQLADIAHEIRMSETHVSRLFSRATGVGFARTVIRLRVSEACRLLLRTDLPVADVCFRAGFTNLSNFNRRFREETGTTPRAYRAAQMTE comes from the coding sequence ATGGCCGCCTCGGCAGATCTCGTGGAGTCCGTCCGAGAGCTCGTCGTGATGGACTCGGCGAGCGCCCTGCGCTGGTTCCAGCACGACTACCCTCATCCGCTCGCGCGCTGGCACCACCATCCCGAGATCGAGATCCACCTCATCACCGGCTCGTCCGGAACGGCGCAGATCGGCAGCGCGGCCCGGGCCTTCGGTCCCGGCGCCCTGTACCTGATCGGCTCCGAGCTGCCGCACAACTGGGTCTCCTCGGTCGAGGAGGGCGAGATGGTCCGCGGACGTGACCTGCTGATCCAGGCCGATCCCGAGCTGCTCATCCGGCTCGCGGACCTGGTGCCGGACCTGAACCGGATCCCGCCCCTGCTCGCCACGGCGCGGTACGGGATCCAGTACACGGGGGCCACCCGAGAACGCGCGGTGCAGGTCCTCGAGGACATCCGCGACCGGCGCGGGGCGATGCGGTTCGCGGGCCTGCTCGAGCTGTTGGACCTGCTGGCCGGAGCCGCGACCCACGAGCGCGAGGTGCTCTCGGAACAGATCATCGACGCACCGCTGGGCACCGACGACTCCGAGATCTTCCACCGCGCGGTGACCTACCTCCACGAGCATCTGGCCGAGCGCGTCCAGCTGGCCGACATCGCCCACGAGATCCGGATGAGCGAGACCCACGTCTCGCGCCTCTTCTCGCGAGCGACGGGGGTGGGGTTCGCCCGCACCGTGATCCGGCTGCGGGTCTCCGAGGCCTGCCGCCTCCTGCTGCGCACCGACCTGCCGGTGGCAGACGTCTGCTTCCGCGCGGGGTTCACCAACCTGTCGAACTTCAACCGTCGCTTCCGGGAGGAGACGGGCACGACGCCGCGGGCGTACCGGGCCGCGCAGATGACCGAGTAG